One window from the genome of Gemmatimonadaceae bacterium encodes:
- a CDS encoding gluconate 2-dehydrogenase subunit 3 family protein, producing MSDMTRREALGLLATLPLAGAINLAPPVLDRALRAAERATADAGTSGIPYKPKFFTAHEWRTVRVLVDDVIPRDGHSGAATDAGVPEFMDFIMLDKPDNQTWMRGGLAWMDAQCQDAHGAAWVDCTPAQRAALLDAVAWPHKAAPAMSHGVAFFNRFRDLTSSGFWSSKLGIEDIGYMGNRMLPAWNGCPPAALAKLGVSY from the coding sequence ATGAGCGACATGACGCGACGCGAGGCGCTGGGGCTGCTGGCGACATTGCCGCTGGCCGGCGCCATCAACCTCGCCCCACCCGTCCTCGACCGCGCGCTGCGCGCCGCCGAACGGGCCACGGCCGACGCCGGGACGAGCGGGATTCCCTACAAGCCGAAGTTCTTCACGGCGCACGAGTGGCGCACGGTGCGCGTGCTCGTCGACGACGTCATTCCGCGCGACGGGCACTCGGGCGCCGCCACCGACGCCGGCGTGCCCGAGTTCATGGACTTCATCATGCTCGACAAGCCGGACAACCAGACGTGGATGCGCGGCGGGCTGGCCTGGATGGACGCCCAGTGCCAGGACGCGCACGGCGCGGCCTGGGTGGACTGCACGCCCGCGCAACGCGCGGCGCTGCTCGACGCCGTGGCCTGGCCGCACAAGGCCGCCCCCGCGATGAGTCACGGCGTGGCGTTCTTCAACCGCTTCCGCGACCTCACCTCGTCGGGCTTCTGGTCGAGCAAGCTGGGCATCGAGGACATCGGCTACATGGGTAACCGGATGCTGCCGGCGTGGAACGGGTGTCCACCGGCGGCGCTGGCCAAGCTCGGCGTGAGCTACTGA
- a CDS encoding Gfo/Idh/MocA family oxidoreductase — protein sequence MRGKPLGIGIVGSGFNARFHLQAFTAVRDANIVGVWSPNAARAADAAALARTLDVGDAKPYPSIAAMVADPDIDAIWLCGPNQARIENVEEIVHTIERGRGTLRGLACEKPLARNVAEAKQVLALVKRVRLNTGYLENQLFAPQVEHGRSLIWARGAALTGRPYLARAAEEHSGPHMPWFWQGRLQGGGVLNDMMCHSVEVVRHLLTTPGAPRNSLRPVRVTGHIASLKWSRPEYAKRLRKAMGRAVDYARHPAEDFASVVVEFRTKDGLTVIGEATTSWSFVGAGLRLSAELLGPEYSMSWNTLDSGLKLFFSREVKGKVGEDLVEKQNAEMGLMPVVANEAATYGYEAEDRHMVQCFRRGTKPSLTFTDGVETVKLLMTAYQSAEQGRTLPFPARGLDTFVPKVARGTWKP from the coding sequence ATGCGCGGCAAACCACTCGGCATCGGCATCGTGGGCAGCGGTTTCAACGCCCGCTTCCACCTCCAGGCGTTCACGGCGGTGCGCGACGCGAACATCGTCGGGGTGTGGAGCCCCAACGCGGCGCGCGCCGCCGACGCGGCCGCCCTGGCGCGCACCCTCGACGTGGGCGACGCCAAGCCCTACCCCTCGATCGCCGCCATGGTGGCCGATCCCGACATCGACGCCATCTGGCTGTGCGGGCCCAACCAGGCCCGCATCGAGAACGTCGAGGAGATCGTCCACACCATCGAGCGCGGACGCGGCACGCTGCGCGGCCTCGCCTGCGAGAAGCCGCTGGCGCGCAACGTCGCCGAAGCCAAGCAGGTGCTGGCCCTCGTCAAGCGCGTGCGACTCAACACCGGCTATCTGGAGAATCAGCTGTTCGCGCCGCAGGTGGAGCACGGCCGCTCGCTCATCTGGGCCCGCGGCGCCGCGCTCACGGGGCGCCCCTATCTCGCCCGCGCCGCCGAGGAGCACAGCGGTCCGCACATGCCCTGGTTCTGGCAGGGACGGCTGCAGGGCGGCGGCGTGCTCAACGACATGATGTGCCACTCGGTGGAAGTGGTGCGGCACCTGCTCACCACGCCCGGCGCGCCGCGCAATTCGCTGCGTCCGGTGCGCGTCACGGGCCACATCGCCAGCCTCAAGTGGTCGCGTCCCGAGTACGCCAAGCGGCTCAGGAAGGCGATGGGCAGGGCCGTGGATTACGCGCGCCATCCCGCGGAGGACTTCGCGAGCGTGGTCGTGGAATTCCGCACCAAAGACGGCCTCACCGTGATCGGCGAAGCCACGACGTCCTGGAGCTTCGTCGGCGCCGGACTGCGGCTGTCCGCCGAGCTCCTCGGCCCCGAGTACTCGATGTCGTGGAACACGCTCGACAGCGGGCTCAAGCTGTTCTTCAGCCGCGAGGTCAAGGGCAAGGTGGGCGAGGATCTCGTGGAGAAGCAGAACGCCGAGATGGGGCTCATGCCGGTGGTGGCCAACGAGGCGGCCACGTACGGCTACGAGGCCGAGGACCGCCACATGGTGCAATGCTTCCGACGGGGGACGAAGCCGTCGCTCACCTTCACCGACGGCGTGGAGACGGTGAAGTTGCTGATGACGGCGTACCAGAGCGCCGAACAGGGGCGCACCCTGCCCTTCCCGGCGCGCGGCCTCGACACGTTCGTGCCCAAGGTGGCCAGAGGAACTTGGAAGCCGTAG